The following coding sequences lie in one Candidatus Neptunochlamydia sp. REUL1 genomic window:
- the nadD gene encoding nicotinate (nicotinamide) nucleotide adenylyltransferase, whose amino-acid sequence MGNHLKKIGFFGGTFDPIHIGHLNLAMRIMELKGLDQILFCPANISPTKGATPPEAAANHRLNMLQLALEDVPNCDPYDGEIQRPPPSFTIDTLQEIKGDLHLIVAEDTACGFGEWRGIDRLLEIAPPLVGVRHGFDTKKLNQLSETIKLKVEQGMCKTPAMDVSSSEIRERLKKRLYCGHLVQGKVLDYIHQNTIYSPPYG is encoded by the coding sequence ATGGGAAATCATCTGAAAAAGATTGGTTTTTTTGGAGGGACTTTTGATCCAATTCATATAGGCCATCTCAATTTGGCTATGCGTATTATGGAACTCAAAGGTCTAGACCAGATCCTTTTTTGTCCCGCAAACATATCTCCAACAAAGGGAGCAACACCTCCTGAGGCAGCTGCAAATCACCGCCTTAATATGTTGCAACTTGCCCTTGAAGATGTTCCTAACTGCGACCCCTATGATGGAGAGATTCAACGTCCTCCACCTTCATTCACAATCGATACTCTCCAGGAGATTAAAGGAGATCTTCATTTGATTGTTGCTGAAGATACTGCATGTGGATTTGGAGAGTGGAGAGGTATCGATAGACTTCTTGAAATAGCTCCTCCACTTGTGGGAGTAAGACATGGCTTTGATACTAAAAAATTAAATCAACTTTCAGAAACAATCAAATTGAAAGTTGAGCAGGGGATGTGCAAAACCCCTGCAATGGATGTAAGTAGCAGTGAGATTCGGGAGAGACTCAAAAAAAGGCTATATTGTGGACATCTAGTTCAGGGAAAAGTGCTAGACTACATTCATCAAAATACTATATACTCTCCACCATATGGTTAA